From a single Opisthocomus hoazin isolate bOpiHoa1 chromosome 6, bOpiHoa1.hap1, whole genome shotgun sequence genomic region:
- the TMEM69 gene encoding transmembrane protein 69, protein MFPLIQRCCFHTPFKLQKLTGPRLLQYGRNKTTWSSLGLRLHRDVCPLSRSPGLNPASVYATQLQAFHTSLPFFKKKTPKESETKDSGILQRSMKSLKDSPKPALYLSLAGLIPFVAVPLSMAIQGTYYPELAFAQITYGAVTVSFLGGMRWGFALPEASPAKPDWLNLANSTVPPLFAWQALLFQDTTRGAVMLVMALGIALHYDISLLPTYPGWFKVLRVVGTVVMVLSLLATAMLKTMSEEQLSNSRYKWQNTK, encoded by the exons atgtttccTCTCATACAACGATGCTGCTTCCACACACCTTTCAAA CTGCAGAAGTTAACCGGTCCCAGACTACTACAGTATGGAAGGAATAAGACAACTTGGTCTTCTCTTGGCCTCCGGCTTCATAGAGATGTGTGTCCTCTCTCAAGATCTCCAGGCCTCAACCCAGCTTCAGTATATGCAACGCAGCTCCAGGCTTTTCACACCTCTCTCCCCTTCTTCAAGAAGAAAACCCCCAAGGAATCTGAGACCAAAGACTCTGGCATCTTGCAACGAAGTATGAAATCACTGAAGGATTCTCCCAAGCCAGCTCTTTACTTAAGCCTCGCGGGGCTAATTCCGTTTGTTGCGGTGCCCCTGTCCATGGCCATCCAAGGGACCTACTACCCAGAGCTGGCGTTTGCTCAGATTACGTATGGTGCCGTAACAGTCTCTTTCCTAGGAGGAATGAGGTGGGGGTTTGCTCTCCCAGAAGCCAGCCCAGCCAAGCCAGACTGGCTGAACTTGGCTAACAGTACAGTTCCTCCTCTATTTGCCTGGCAAGCCTTACTTTTTCAAGATACCACTCGTGGTGCAGTAATGCTAGTAATGGCCTTAGGGATAGCACTACATTATGACATTTCCCTTCTTCCTACTTACCCTGGGTGGTTTAAAGTACTGAGGGTAGTAGGAACAGTGGTGATGGTATTATCCCTATTAGCTACTGCCATGTTGAAGACTATGTCAGAGGAGCAGCTAAGTAACAGCAGATATAAATGGCAGAACACAAAATAA
- the IPP gene encoding actin-binding protein IPP, which translates to MACAAVAKGGGSSFSDRHARLLLAQINRLRAGQSFCDVRLEVGPEAFAVHRLVLAASSPYFAALFAGGMKESGRDVVRIAGVEAGTFHTLLDFIYTGVVSVGEHNVQELIVAADMLQLTEVVELCCEFLKGQIDPLNCVGLFQFSEQIACHDLMEFTEGYIHAHFLEVQGGEEFLALTKEQLVKILRSEDLSIEDEYQVFAAAMQWVLKDVGKRKKYVVEVLEPVRFPLLPAQRLLKYIESVPDFSLRVALQTLLKEYCEVCKSPKENKVSSFLQASKGRPRRKARKYLYAVGGYTRLQGGRWSDSRALSCVERFDTFSHYWTTVSSLHQARSGLGVAVVGGMIYAIGGEKDSMIFDCTECYDPVTKQWTTVASMNHPRCGLGVCTCYGAIYALGGWVGAEIGNTIERFDPEENSWDVVGSMAVPRYCFGCCEMQGLIYVVGGISSEGVDLRSVEVYDPISKRWSELAPMGTQRAYLGVAALNDCIYAVGGCNESQDALATVERYSFEEEKWTEVASMKIPRAGVCVVAVNGFLYASGGRAPSHDFAAPVTSDSVEVYNPHMDSWTEIANMITSRCEGGVAVL; encoded by the exons ATGGCGTGCGCCGCGGTGGCGAAGGGCGGCGGGAGCTCCTTCTCCGACCGGCACGCCCGGCTCCTCCTGGCCCAGATCAACCGGCTGCGGGCCGGGCAGAGCTTCTGCGACGTGCGGCTGGAGGTGGGCCCGGAGGCGTTCGCCGTGCACCGCCTGGTGCTGGCCGCCAGCAGCCCCTACTTCGCGGCGCTCTTCGCGGGCGGCATGAAGGAATCCGGGCGGGACGTGGTGCGGATCGCGGGCGTCGAGGCGGGCACCTTCCACACGCTCCTCGACTTCATCTACACCG GGGTGGTGAGCGTCGGGGAGCACAACGTGCAGGAGCTGATCGTCGCCGCCGACATGCTGCAGCTCACCGAGGTGGTGGAGCTCTGCTGCGAGTTCCTCAAGGGGCAGATCGACCCGCTGAACTGCGTCGGCCTCTTCCAGTTCTCCGAGCAGATCGCCTGTCACGACCTGATGGAGTTCACCGAGGGCTACATCCACGCGCACTTCCTGGAGGTGCAGGGTGGCGAGGAGTTCCTGGCCCTCACCAAGGAGCAGCTCGTCAAGATCTTGCGAAGCGAGGACCTGAGCATCGAGGACGAGTACCAGGTGTTCGCAGCGGCGATGCAATGGGTTCTGAAGGAtgtggggaaaagaaagaagtacGTCGTCGAAGTGCTGGAGCCTGTTCGATTCCCTCTGCTACCAGCACAAAGGCTACTAAAATACATAGAAA GTGTTCCAGACTTCAGCCTTCGGGTGGCCCTGCAAACCCTGTTGAAAGAATATTGTGAAGTCTGTAAATCTCCCAAAGAGAACAAGGTCAGCAGTTTTCTGCAAGCTTCTAAAGGTCGTCCCCGGAGGAAAGCCAGGAAGTACCTTTATGCAGTAG GTGGGTACACCCGACTGCAAGGAGGACGCTGGAGTGACAGTAGAGCCCTCAGCTGTGTGGAGCGATTTGACACCTTCAGCCACTACTGGACCACAGTGTCCTCTCTCCACCAGGCCCGGAGTGGGCTGGGTGTGGCTGTGGTGGGAGGAATGATCTATGCTATTGGAG GTGAGAAGGACTCGATGATTTTTGACTGTACTGAATGTTACGATCCTGTTACTAAGCAGTGGACCACTGTGGCTTCCATGAACCATCCCCGTTGTGGACTGGGAGTGTGCACATGCTATGGGGCTATCTATGCTTTGG GAGGTTGGGTTGGAGCAGAGATTGGCAACACAATTGAAAGATTTGATCCTGAAGAAAATAGTTGGGATGTGGTGGGAAGCATGGCTGTGCCCCGTTACTGCTTTGGGTGTTGTGAAATGCAAG GTTTGATTTATGTTGTTGGTGGTATCAGCAGTGAAGGAGTAGATCTACGTTCTGTTGAAGTCTACGACCCAATATCTAAACGTTGGTCTGAGCTTGCTCCAATGGGCACCCAAAGAGCGTATCTTGGTGTGGCTGCTCTCAACGACTGTATCTATGCTGTGGGAGGCTGCAATGAATCTCAAGATGCACTTGCTACTGTAGAAAGATACTCCTTTGAAGAG GAAAAGTGGACTGAAGTTGCATCAATGAAGATACCAAGAGCTGGTGTCTGTGTTGTGGCTGTGAACGGATTTCTTTATGCCTCGGGAGGCCGAGCTCCCAGTCATGATTTTGCTGCTCCAGTAACCTCTGACTCTGTTGAAGTTTATAACCCTCATATGGACAGCTGGACTGAAATTGCCAACATGATCACCAGCCGCTGTGAAGGAGGTGTAGCTGTGctgtaa